The Helicobacter cetorum MIT 00-7128 region TCTAATTTAAGTGGCAAAGAGCGTTATGGGATTGTGCATAGACTAGATAAGGATACTAGCGGAGCGCTTGTAGTCGCCAAAAATAACTACTCACATGCCAAATTAAGCGAGCAATTAAAATCAAAGATTATGGGGCGCTATTATGTGGCATTACTCAATTCATCTTTAAGCCCAAAAAACTTAGAGCGTATTTTAGTGGAATGCCATTTAGCAAGAAACCCTAATAACCGTTTGAAAATGGTCGCTACAGAGGGGTTTAGACAACAACTTGTGGGGCGTTATTCTAAAAGTGAATTTATGAGTTTAATCGCACAAAAAAATTTTGATTTGATTGTGGCAAAATTATATACAGGGCGCACACATCAAATTAGAGCGCATTTAGAGCGTATTAATAAGCATATTATTGGGGATAGCGTTTATGGTTTAAGTCAAAAGTTAGATAAAGAACAAGAGGCAAGAAGAATCATGTTGCATGCTTATTTGATAGAATTTGAACATCCAAGAAGCAAAGAAAACATGCGCTTTAAAGTTCCTCTACTAAAGGATATGTTAGAATATCTTAAAAACATTTTTGATGAGGTTAGCTTGAATGAGGTCTTGGACGAAAACAAGATACTTAGCGCTTTTTGTGCAAACTAGCGTTGTATTAGGCATTTTAATGGGGTGTTCTTCTGTAAAGAATCACAAATTTTTAGCTTTTGACAATAAAGAACATGTTGATTCGCAATTACCTATAGTGCATTCTATAAGAACGATTAATGATGTAAGCTCTGTGGGTTTTGAATGGGCTAATATTGTAGATGCTTATAAAATTGATGGTTTTATTTTGTATCGTTTGAAAAAAGATGGCAAGCCTAAAAAAATCGCTACCATTAAAAATCCTTATGCGACCCATTATTATGATGATGGCTTAGAAACTGAGAGTGCCTATATTTATCAAATGGCTACTTATAAAGGCGATAGAATCTCTAATCTCTCTAATGCAATAAGCACTAAAACTTCCTTTATCAATCCTGTAGAACAAGTTTTTGCAAGCCAAGCATATCCCAAAGGTGTGAAAGTCTTTTGGAGTCCTCACCCCAATCCTAGTATCTCAAGATATATTATTCAAAGGCAAAATAAAGACGGCAAGTTTTCTAATATTGCTATGGTAAAAAATCGCTTGTATGTGGAATATTTTGATAAGAATTTACAAGATGGACAGCATTATAACTATCGTGTGATTGCTGAAAATTTTACAGGTGATAAATCTAAGCCTAGTATGGTAGTTGAGGGTAAGACTAAAAATTTACCCCCACCTATAACTAATGTTAGAGTGAGTCAAAATTTAACACGCCATATTGAACTAAGTTGGGATAAGTCTCCTCAAGCTGATGTCATAGCTTATCGTATTTATGCCTCAAATGCTCGCAAGGATAAATATAAGCTTATCGCACAAACTGCAAATACTTCTTATGTGGATAAGATAGAAAGAGACAATGTTACACGCTTTTATAAGGTTGTTGCTATGGATAAAGTGCATATTGAGGGAGAATTACCCAAAGACCCCGTTATAGGAGAGACAGCACCTAGACCCGAAGCACCCATTATTATTAAAGGGCTTATTCAAGATTCTTCAGCTCTTATTCAATGGGAAAATAGTATAGGGCCTAAGATAAATCATTATGCGGTATATCGTTTTGAGGGTAATTCAAAAACCCCTTTGCGTTTTGGAAATATCACACAAAATCAATTTATTGATAAAGACATGAAAGTAGGCACAGCCTATCGCTACCAAGTGGTGAGTGTGGATAAGGACGGCTTAGAATCACACCCTAGCAAAGAAGTGCGTCTGTTTTTAGAGCGTTAAGGAGAGTTGGTGTGCCTCATTTTTTAGCTCATTTTAATTCTAATGCTCTAAATTACCCCTTAGAAAGTGGGGATTTTTGTTTTATTAAAGAGCTAATAAGCCTTAAAAATTCCTATAAAAGCTATGTGTATGCGAGCTTTAAAAATCAAGTTTTCTTACTACAAAAAATTAAGCGTTCTAATGATTTTTTAATTAAAACTGAAAAAGCAACGCCCCTAGATAGAGAGATTGCAAAAAGCGCTCTTAGGGCTTATGCACAATTTTTTGAAGTAAAATCTCATAATTTACAAGAAAATTCTAGGCATGCAAGTGAAAAAAAAGCCCTTAAATTAGATAATTTAGAGCAATTTCTAAAACGATGCAACCAACCTATTTTAATAGAAATTGGTTTTGGAAGTGGGAGGCATTTGTTAGAATTAGCTAGAAATAATCCTAATAAAATATGTTTAGGCATAGAAATCTATACCCCTTCTATTGCTCAAGTGTTAAAGCAAGTTGAATTGCAAAATCTCTCTAATTTAATCGTGTTGCAAGCTGATGCAAGACTTGTTTTAGAAAGCATGCATAATCAAACTTGCGAAAAGATTTTTGTGCATTTTCCTGTGCCTTGGAATGATAAAAAACATCGTAGGGTTTTGAGTGAGAGATTTTTAAACGAGGCTTTAAGGGTGTTAAAGGTAGGGGGAATGTTGGAATTACGCACCGATGATGAAACATATTTTAAAGATAGCTTGAATTTAGTTTTAGAAAATCCTAAAGCGCATGTTGAGATTAAAAAAAATGCGCCAAGTTCTGTGGTTAGTAAATATGAGGCTCGTTGGAATAAACTTGAAAAAAATATCTATGATTTGAGGGTTATTACTCTTAAAGAGGCTTATTCTTTAGAAAAACCCTCAAATTTTGATTTTTCGTTTGAGGCTCTTAAGGGGCTTGATGAAAAAATGGAGCGCCTTTTAAAAACGCCCAAAAGGGTTAAAGAGGGGTATTTTGTGCATGTTTGCAATGTGTATACTAATTGTGGAGAATATTTAATAGAATTGAGTTTGGGAGATTTTGATTGGCCCATGCGTTTGTTTGTAAGAATCTCTAATGGGGGCAAGGTAAGCTATTTAAATAAAACGCCTTTAAAAACACTTGCTAATTATAAAGCCCACCAATTACTCGCAAATATTTTGAAACAAGAAGAGGGGTGTTAGAATGAGTTTGATTATTTCAGCTAATGATTTGCGTTTGCAATATCATCAAGGTGAGCCTGTAATTAAAAATGCTAGTTTGAAGATTAAACGCAAGGATTTTGTTTTTATTTCTGGGCTTAGCGGGAGTGGCAAAAGCACGCTTTTACGCTCTTTTTATGGAGAATTGCCTGTAACAAGCGGGAGTTTAGAAGTATGCAATATTAATATGAATAGCGCTTCAAAATCTACGATTTTAGATTTGCGTAAGCATATTGGCATTGTGTTTCAAGACTATAAACTCATTCCTGATTATACGATAGAGCAAAACATTCGTTTGCCTATGTTAATTTGTGGGGTTAAAAAAGAAGAATGTGATGCTCAATTAGAAAAACTTTTAGGGCATATTGATTTGCGCCATAAAGCTAATCGCTACCCTAGAGAATTAAGCGGGGGCGAACAACAGCGAGTGGCTATGGCTAGGGCTATGGCAACTTGCCCTGAACTTATTTTAGCTGATGAGCCTACAGGTAATTTAGACGAATTTTCTAGCAATAAAATTTGGAGCTTGCTTAAAGGCATGAACACACAATTAAACGCCACTATAGTGGTAGTTACCCATAGAATCCCTCCATTTTTTAGCGCTCATCATAGGGAAGTTCGTATTGAAGATGGAGAAATCCATGAATAATAGAGGGGGTTTTAAATGAAAGCTTTCAAAAGACATCTAGCTTTTATTGTGCCGCTTGTAGCGTTGTTGTTTGGTTTGCAATGTGTAATGCTAATAGATAGATCAGTTGCGCAAAAAGAAAAGAATTTAATTGAAAATTATTCAGTGGTTTTAGCTAGCACGCAGAAATTAGATTTAAATTTTTTAACTCAAAACTTTAGTGAAGTGATTGCTTTAAAAGAAATCAATCCTAATGAGTCCTTAGAACCCCTAAAAAAGACTATAGGCATTGAGGACTTTATGCAGTTAAAAAAGAATTTGCCCTTTTTTTATTCGTTGCAATTTTCTACTTTTCCTAGTCAAGAGCGCTTAGAGGCAATACGCTCAAAATTATTTAAAATTCCGGGTGTGCAAAAAGTAGAGGTATTTGCTAAAACACATATGCAAGTGTATGAATTATTAAACTTTATTAAAGTGGCTGTTTGCGTATTTGCGCTTTTAGTGTTTGCTTTGTCTGTGTTGTTGCTCCTTAAACAAATTCGTGTGTGGATTTATGAATACCAAGAATGCTTAGAAATTATGGACTTACTAGGGGCGTCTATGCCTTTTAGAAATGGTTTTTTGTTTAAAATGGCATTGATTGATTCTTTGATTGCAAGTCTTTTAACACCTATTATTATGGTTTATGTGGTTTCGCAAAAAGGTTTTCAAGGAGCTATGAAAGCCTTAGAAATTGTTGAAAGCACCTTTATTATAGAGGATTTTTTCTGGGGCTTGTTGGTTAGTTTTGTTGTTTCTCTTTTCTTGGTTTTATTTGTGGTATGGAGGTCTAAACATGCCTAAATTTGGAGTTTTTTTAGTGTTGGTGGTTGCATTAGTTGCTAATGCTAGCGATGTGAATCAAGATATTAAAATCAATCAAAATCGCTTAAAAAAGACCCATCAAGAAAAACTCCAATTAAATAGTCGCCTTAATGCTTTAGGGGGAGCTATTGTTTTAAAAGAGCGTCAAAAAAAAGAGATTGAAAATCAAATCGCTCTTTTAAAAAAGAGTTTGGAAAAAAATCGTAACGAAAGTTTGTCTCAAGAAAAAACCCTTGAAGATTATCGTTCCTCGCTAGAAAGCTTGCAACAAAAAAAATCGCATTTACAAGGTGGTGTTTTAGAGGTTTTGTTGAAAAATCTTTTATTTTCTCAAGCTTTAGAAAAACAGAATTTAACCTCACCCCATGATGTGGTGTTGCAAGTAGCGTTTGAAAATTTGCATAAAAACGCTCTTTCAAAGATAGCGCAATTAAGCGAAGAGGAAAAAAAGTTAGGTGCACAAATGCTTAAGACCAAGGATAGCATTCAAAAAATTTCTATTGTTATTGATGCGCAAAAATCTCGGCACTTAGAACTAAAGACCTTGCAAGCACAGCAAAGTAAACTTATCAACGAAATGCAAAAAGATAAGTTAGCCTATAATCAGCGCTTAGATACGATAGAAAGAGAGCGTCAAAATTTAAATTCCTTATTAAAGCATTTAAATATCATTAAGCAAACTAAAGAAAAAGAGGCATTAGAAAAGCGTCAAGAGCAAGAAAGGCTTAGTCGTGCTAAAAATTCTAAAGCTTTAGATGTTAAACAAGTGGCTAACTCTTACAAAAATATTAACACCATCGTTTATAAGGGGCCAAAGACTATTGCGCCTTTAAATGATTATGAAGTGGTGCAAAAATTTGGACCTTATATTGACCCGGTATATAATTTAAAGATTTTTAGTGAATCTGTTACTTTAGTGCCAAAGACCCCTAATGCTTTAGTGCGTAATGTTTTAGATGGCAAAATTGTATTTGCCAAAGAAATTAATATGCTTAAAAAGGTTGTGGTCATTGAGCATAAAAACGGCATTAGAACCATTTATTCTCAACTAGATAAAATTGCCCCTACAATCAAAAGTGGTATGCATATTCAAAAAGGTTATGTTTTAGGGCGCATTGAGCAACGCTTAAGCTTTGAAGTAACCATGAAAGAAAAACATATTAACCCTTTAGAATTGATTGCACACAATAATTAAGATTTAAGACTATATAAAAACAATATTTTGCCGATATGTTCCTTAACATAAGAAGATATACAGACAATTAGTTTGATAATTGAATGGGAAATTTGGAGGTTCCTTTCTGCGATGGTAAATGAGATTCAAGGCGATGTTCAAGCTGTTTCAAGTAATTCTAGTGCTCCAACGAGCGCTCAAGTAGCGCATGTGAGTCAAGTTAATAGAGCAAGCGCTAATTTTTCGGATAAAACAACACCCACAAAGCCTATAGACATAGAGCAATATGAGCCAAAACTAAAATTATTGAGCGAGCATTTGAACGATGAGATGAAGCGCATTGGCACAGATATTGACTTTAGTTATAACGATGAGATTAAGGGCTTGATTGTCTCTGTAAAAGACGCTAATGGAGATAAGGTTCTAAGAGAGATTCCTTCCAAAGAAGCCATAGAACTTATGCAAAGAATGCGTGATATTGTAGGGATTATTTTTGATAAAAAAGGCTAGTAGGTTTTATTTGGGAGTAAGTAGATGGGAGTAGGGTCATTAAGCTCTTTAGGACTTGGGAGTAAAGTCTTAAACTATGATGTGATTGATAAGCTTAAAACTGCAGATGAAAAAACCTTAATCGCACCATTAGATAAAAAAATGGAGCAAAATATTGAAAAGCAAAAAGCACTTGTAGAAATCAAAACACTTCTTTCAGCGCTTAAAACTCCCATTAAGACTCTTTCGGATTATTCTACCTATATTGGCAGAAAAAGCAGTGTTTCAGGAGATGCGCTAAGTGCGAGTGTGGGAGCTGGTGTTCCTGTGCAAGATATTAAGGTTGATGTGCGAAAGTTAGCACAAGGCGATATTAATGAACTAGGAGCAAAGTTTTCTTCAAGAGATGATGTTTTTAGTGAAACAAATACCACGCTTAAATTTTACACTCAAGGTAAGAATTACGCATTACCCATTAAAGCAGGTATGACTTTAGGCGATGTAGCTCAAAGTATTACCGATGCAACCAATGGTGATGTGATGGGGATTGTGATGAAAACAGGCGGTGATAATCCCTACCAACTTATGGTAAATACCAAAAATACCGGTGAAGACAATAGGGTATATTTTGGAACACATTTAAAATCAAGTCTTAAAGCTCAAAGTGCGCTTTCTTTGGGGGTAAGTGAGAGTGGAGAGAGTGATGTGAGCTTGCGATTAAAAGGTAGCGATAATGAAATGCATGAAGTGCCTATCATGCTAGAAATTCCCGAAAATTACTCTGTTAAACAAAAAAATGAGGCAATCCAAAAAGCCATGCTAAAAGCTTTGCAAGATGACCCTAATTTTAAAGATTTAATTGCCAATGGAGATATTTCTGTAGATATTGTTCATAATGGGGATTCTTTAATTATCAATGATAGGCGTGGAGAGCCTATTGAAATTAAAGGTAGTAAGGCTAAAGAGCTAGGTTTTGAGCAAACTAAAACTCAAGATGATGATTTATTTAAGAGTGCACGCACAATTAAGGAGGGTAAATTAGAAGGCATAATTAGCTTGAATGGCGAAACCCTAGATTTATCTTCTTTGACAAGTGCGAATAATTCTAGCGAGCAAAATACCGATGCGATTGTTGATGCCATTAATGCTAAAGAGGGATTGAGCGCTTATAAAAATTCAGAGGGCAAGCTAGTTATTAATGCTAAGAAAGGTTTGCTAAAAATTAGAGGCGAAGATGCATTGGGAAAAGCAAGCTTAAAAGACTTGGGCTTAAGTGCTGGCACTACACAATCATATGCAGTGGCTCAAAAAGAACTTTTTTTAGTTAAAAATTTACAAAAAGCAAGCGATGCAGAATTTACCTATAATGGTGTGAGTATCACACGCCCTACCAATGAAGTTAATGATGTGATTGGTGGGGTTAGTATCACCTTACAACAAACTACTGAGCCCAATAAACCCGCTATCATTAGTGTGAGTAGGGACAATCAAGCCATTATAGATAGCATTAAAGATTTTGTAAAAGCCTATAATGAATTAATTCCTAAGCTTGATGAGGACACTCGCTTTGACCCTGATACCAAAATTGCAGGGATTTTTAATGGGGTGAGTGATATACGCACGATTCGCTCATCGCTCAACAATGTGTTTTCTTATACATTATATACAGATGGCGGTGTAGAAAGCCTTATGAAATATGGTTTAGGCTTAGATGATAAAGGCACAATGAGTTTAGATGAATCAAGGTTGTCTAGCGCTTTAAGCTCAAATCCTAAAGCTACGCAAGATTTTTTCTATGGAAGCGATAAAAATGATGTTTCAGGTAGAGAAATCCATCAAGATGGTATTTTTACGAAGTTTAGTCAAGTTATTTCTAATCTCATTGATGGAGGGAATGCTAAATTAAAGATTTATGAGGATTCTTTAGATAGGGATGCTAAAAGTTTGGCTAAGGATAAAGAGAGCGCTCAAGAAACCTTAAAGACTCGCTATAACACAATGGCAGAGCGTTTTGCAGCCTATGATGGTCAAATTTCTAAGGCTAATCAAAAATTTAATTCAGTGCAGATGATGATTGACCAAGCAGCTGCCAAGAAAAACTAATAAAGGAATAACACATGCGATATGCTAATGCTTATCAAGCTTACCAACAAAATACTGTGAGTGTAGAATCTCCTGCAAAGCTAATTGAAATGCTTTATGAGGGGATTTTAAAATTTGCCTCTCAAGCTAAACGCCATATTGAAACAGAGGATATTGAAAAGAAAATCTACTATATCAATAAAGTTACTGATATTTTTACAGAATTATTAAATATTTTAGATTATGAGAGGGGTGGGGAAGTAGCTGTGTATTTAACCGGTCTATACACACATCAAATTAAAGTTTTAACTCAAGCAAATTTAGAAAATGATGCGAGCAAGATTGATGTGGTGCTAAATGTAGCTAGAGGATTATTAGAGGCTTGGAGAGAAATTCATCCTAATGAACTCTCTTGAATTTGAAAAGTTAATAGATTCTTTTAAGATTGCTCTTTTAGAGCAAAACTCCCAAAAAGCTTTTGCTTTGGTTGATGAAATTTCTTTAGAACAAATTCAAAATTTAGATTTAGACAAGCTCTTAAGACTTAAAGAGATGATAGCCCAAAGTATTGAATTATTGCAAAAAGATAAGAATACTATCCAAAACCAAATGCAAAAGGCTAAGAACATTCAAAAATTTTTGTCTTAGCATTTTTTAAAGTTACGCTAAAATAAGTTTTAATCATTATTATTTTAATTAAGGGTTGGTTTGATGATTCAAACACAAGAGCCAATTGATCGTTTCACACGCACAAGGTGGTTATTTAAAGAAGATTTTAATTCAATACGCCAAAAAAGTGTGCTAATTTGTGGAGTAGGAGGCGTTGGAGGTTTTGCCTTAGACGCCTTATATCGTGTTGGGGTAAGTAAGATTACCATTATTGATAAAGATATTTTTGACATAACCAATCAAAACCGCCAAATTGGTTCAGAGCAAGTTGGGCAATCAAAGGTGCAAACTTTGCAATCTATTTATCAAGGTATTGAAACACTAGAATTAAGAGTAGATGAGGCATTTTTATCTTCATTTAATTTTAAAGATTATGATTATGTGTTAGATTGTATGGATGATTTGCCTATTAAGGCTAGTTTAGCCCAGAAATGTCAAGATATGCCCTATGGGCGTTTTATCAGCTCTATGGGGAGTGCTAAACGCCTAAACCCACAACTTATTCAAGTTAGTAGCGTGTGGAAAAGTCATGGAGATAGGTTTGGGCGAAAATTTAGAGATTTTTTAAAAAAGCGCCATTTTAAGGGGAATTTCAAGGTGGTTTTTAGTCCAGAGCCTCCTCATTGCAAAGAGCTTGGGAGTTTTAGTGCGGTTACTGCAAGCTTTGGATTACAGATTGCTAGTGAAGTTGTCCGAGATATTATTCATAAAAAATAAAAGGAGTTAAAAAATGCAAGATTTTGAAGATGAATTAGAAGATTTTGAAGAATTGGAGAGTCTTGAAGAAGATGATGAGGGCTATGAGAATTATCGTAATGTCTATGATGATGATGACTATGAAGATTATAGCTCTGATTATGAAGAAGAGTAAAGATGAAATTAAAAGCTACAATTCTACAACATGCCTATAAAGGTTCTAGGGAGGCTACTTTAGCACATACAGCTAATTTATTAAAGCTTGCTAAAGAAAAACATGTAGATACTAATTTAGTTGTATTACAAGAGTTGCACCCTTATAGTTATTTTTGCCAAAACGAAGACCCTAAACTTTTTGATTTAGGAGAGCATTTTGAGGAAGATAAAGCGTTTTTTAGTCATTTGGCTAAGGAATTTAAAGTGGTGCTTGTAACTTCATTGTTTGAAAAGCGTGCTAAAGGGCTTTATCATAACACGGCAGTTGTTTTTGAAAATGATGGCTCAATAGCTGGAACTTATCGCAAAATGCACATTCCTGATGACCCCGGCTTTTATGAGAAGTTTTATTTTACGCCCGGAGATTTAGGCTTTGAGCCTATATCTACAAGTGTTGGAAAATTAGGCTTAATGGTGTGTTGGGACCAGTGGTATCCAGAGGGTGCTAGGATTATGGCATTAAAAGGGGCAGAAATTTTAATCTATCCTAGTGCGATAGGATTCTTAGAGGAAGATACCAAAGAAGAAAAAATGCGCCAACAAAACGCATGGGAGACAATTCAGAGAGGGCATGCGATTGCTAATGGCTTGCCTGTGATTGCGACTAATAGAGTAGGGGTAGAATTAGATTCTAGTGGTGTGATTAAAGGAGGCATTACTTTTTTTGGTTCTAGTTTTATAGCAGGGGCTCAAGGTGAGATTCTAGCTAAAGCAAGTGATAAAGAAGAGATTCTATATGCTGAAATTGATTTGGAGCGCATAGAAGAAGTGCGCAGAATGTGGCCATTTTTAAGAGATAGGCGCATAGATTCGTATAAAGAAATCCTTCAACGCTATCTTATAAATTGATTAAGCAAGAATAATATAATGAGAGTAGTTTTTATGTTAAATCAGTGCATAGAGATAGCTCAATAAGGGTTTTAAACATGTTAGAAAGTAGCGCTATTTCTATATGGGTTAATCCAGCCTTTATTGCTATTATTGTGATGTGTGTCTTAAGTTTATTGCGCCTAAACATCATGCTTTCTATGATTAGCGCCACTTTAATTGCTGGACTTATGGGGGGGCTTAGTTTAACTGAGAGTTTTAATGTTATGATAGATGGCATGAAAGGCAATT contains the following coding sequences:
- a CDS encoding RluA family pseudouridine synthase gives rise to the protein MEKILIVPAFYKRTDEFLAQELQITKSQALHLIKEGLVICEGKEVKKGGHLLKEGYQVIIKAPKKLLVSQDVKKELQVEIGVIYEDEDLLVLNKPSNLVVHRALSVKEPTLVDWLEEQNYQLSNLSGKERYGIVHRLDKDTSGALVVAKNNYSHAKLSEQLKSKIMGRYYVALLNSSLSPKNLERILVECHLARNPNNRLKMVATEGFRQQLVGRYSKSEFMSLIAQKNFDLIVAKLYTGRTHQIRAHLERINKHIIGDSVYGLSQKLDKEQEARRIMLHAYLIEFEHPRSKENMRFKVPLLKDMLEYLKNIFDEVSLNEVLDENKILSAFCAN
- a CDS encoding fibronectin type III domain-containing protein; its protein translation is MRSWTKTRYLALFVQTSVVLGILMGCSSVKNHKFLAFDNKEHVDSQLPIVHSIRTINDVSSVGFEWANIVDAYKIDGFILYRLKKDGKPKKIATIKNPYATHYYDDGLETESAYIYQMATYKGDRISNLSNAISTKTSFINPVEQVFASQAYPKGVKVFWSPHPNPSISRYIIQRQNKDGKFSNIAMVKNRLYVEYFDKNLQDGQHYNYRVIAENFTGDKSKPSMVVEGKTKNLPPPITNVRVSQNLTRHIELSWDKSPQADVIAYRIYASNARKDKYKLIAQTANTSYVDKIERDNVTRFYKVVAMDKVHIEGELPKDPVIGETAPRPEAPIIIKGLIQDSSALIQWENSIGPKINHYAVYRFEGNSKTPLRFGNITQNQFIDKDMKVGTAYRYQVVSVDKDGLESHPSKEVRLFLER
- the trmB gene encoding tRNA (guanosine(46)-N7)-methyltransferase TrmB — encoded protein: MPHFLAHFNSNALNYPLESGDFCFIKELISLKNSYKSYVYASFKNQVFLLQKIKRSNDFLIKTEKATPLDREIAKSALRAYAQFFEVKSHNLQENSRHASEKKALKLDNLEQFLKRCNQPILIEIGFGSGRHLLELARNNPNKICLGIEIYTPSIAQVLKQVELQNLSNLIVLQADARLVLESMHNQTCEKIFVHFPVPWNDKKHRRVLSERFLNEALRVLKVGGMLELRTDDETYFKDSLNLVLENPKAHVEIKKNAPSSVVSKYEARWNKLEKNIYDLRVITLKEAYSLEKPSNFDFSFEALKGLDEKMERLLKTPKRVKEGYFVHVCNVYTNCGEYLIELSLGDFDWPMRLFVRISNGGKVSYLNKTPLKTLANYKAHQLLANILKQEEGC
- a CDS encoding ABC transporter ATP-binding protein, whose amino-acid sequence is MSLIISANDLRLQYHQGEPVIKNASLKIKRKDFVFISGLSGSGKSTLLRSFYGELPVTSGSLEVCNINMNSASKSTILDLRKHIGIVFQDYKLIPDYTIEQNIRLPMLICGVKKEECDAQLEKLLGHIDLRHKANRYPRELSGGEQQRVAMARAMATCPELILADEPTGNLDEFSSNKIWSLLKGMNTQLNATIVVVTHRIPPFFSAHHREVRIEDGEIHE
- a CDS encoding FtsX-like permease family protein, with translation MKAFKRHLAFIVPLVALLFGLQCVMLIDRSVAQKEKNLIENYSVVLASTQKLDLNFLTQNFSEVIALKEINPNESLEPLKKTIGIEDFMQLKKNLPFFYSLQFSTFPSQERLEAIRSKLFKIPGVQKVEVFAKTHMQVYELLNFIKVAVCVFALLVFALSVLLLLKQIRVWIYEYQECLEIMDLLGASMPFRNGFLFKMALIDSLIASLLTPIIMVYVVSQKGFQGAMKALEIVESTFIIEDFFWGLLVSFVVSLFLVLFVVWRSKHA
- a CDS encoding murein hydrolase activator EnvC family protein encodes the protein MPKFGVFLVLVVALVANASDVNQDIKINQNRLKKTHQEKLQLNSRLNALGGAIVLKERQKKEIENQIALLKKSLEKNRNESLSQEKTLEDYRSSLESLQQKKSHLQGGVLEVLLKNLLFSQALEKQNLTSPHDVVLQVAFENLHKNALSKIAQLSEEEKKLGAQMLKTKDSIQKISIVIDAQKSRHLELKTLQAQQSKLINEMQKDKLAYNQRLDTIERERQNLNSLLKHLNIIKQTKEKEALEKRQEQERLSRAKNSKALDVKQVANSYKNINTIVYKGPKTIAPLNDYEVVQKFGPYIDPVYNLKIFSESVTLVPKTPNALVRNVLDGKIVFAKEINMLKKVVVIEHKNGIRTIYSQLDKIAPTIKSGMHIQKGYVLGRIEQRLSFEVTMKEKHINPLELIAHNN
- a CDS encoding FlaG family protein, yielding MVNEIQGDVQAVSSNSSAPTSAQVAHVSQVNRASANFSDKTTPTKPIDIEQYEPKLKLLSEHLNDEMKRIGTDIDFSYNDEIKGLIVSVKDANGDKVLREIPSKEAIELMQRMRDIVGIIFDKKG
- the fliD gene encoding flagellar filament capping protein FliD, translating into MGVGSLSSLGLGSKVLNYDVIDKLKTADEKTLIAPLDKKMEQNIEKQKALVEIKTLLSALKTPIKTLSDYSTYIGRKSSVSGDALSASVGAGVPVQDIKVDVRKLAQGDINELGAKFSSRDDVFSETNTTLKFYTQGKNYALPIKAGMTLGDVAQSITDATNGDVMGIVMKTGGDNPYQLMVNTKNTGEDNRVYFGTHLKSSLKAQSALSLGVSESGESDVSLRLKGSDNEMHEVPIMLEIPENYSVKQKNEAIQKAMLKALQDDPNFKDLIANGDISVDIVHNGDSLIINDRRGEPIEIKGSKAKELGFEQTKTQDDDLFKSARTIKEGKLEGIISLNGETLDLSSLTSANNSSEQNTDAIVDAINAKEGLSAYKNSEGKLVINAKKGLLKIRGEDALGKASLKDLGLSAGTTQSYAVAQKELFLVKNLQKASDAEFTYNGVSITRPTNEVNDVIGGVSITLQQTTEPNKPAIISVSRDNQAIIDSIKDFVKAYNELIPKLDEDTRFDPDTKIAGIFNGVSDIRTIRSSLNNVFSYTLYTDGGVESLMKYGLGLDDKGTMSLDESRLSSALSSNPKATQDFFYGSDKNDVSGREIHQDGIFTKFSQVISNLIDGGNAKLKIYEDSLDRDAKSLAKDKESAQETLKTRYNTMAERFAAYDGQISKANQKFNSVQMMIDQAAAKKN
- the fliS gene encoding flagellar export chaperone FliS, which produces MRYANAYQAYQQNTVSVESPAKLIEMLYEGILKFASQAKRHIETEDIEKKIYYINKVTDIFTELLNILDYERGGEVAVYLTGLYTHQIKVLTQANLENDASKIDVVLNVARGLLEAWREIHPNELS
- a CDS encoding tRNA threonylcarbamoyladenosine dehydratase, encoding MIQTQEPIDRFTRTRWLFKEDFNSIRQKSVLICGVGGVGGFALDALYRVGVSKITIIDKDIFDITNQNRQIGSEQVGQSKVQTLQSIYQGIETLELRVDEAFLSSFNFKDYDYVLDCMDDLPIKASLAQKCQDMPYGRFISSMGSAKRLNPQLIQVSSVWKSHGDRFGRKFRDFLKKRHFKGNFKVVFSPEPPHCKELGSFSAVTASFGLQIASEVVRDIIHKK
- a CDS encoding carbon-nitrogen hydrolase, with protein sequence MKLKATILQHAYKGSREATLAHTANLLKLAKEKHVDTNLVVLQELHPYSYFCQNEDPKLFDLGEHFEEDKAFFSHLAKEFKVVLVTSLFEKRAKGLYHNTAVVFENDGSIAGTYRKMHIPDDPGFYEKFYFTPGDLGFEPISTSVGKLGLMVCWDQWYPEGARIMALKGAEILIYPSAIGFLEEDTKEEKMRQQNAWETIQRGHAIANGLPVIATNRVGVELDSSGVIKGGITFFGSSFIAGAQGEILAKASDKEEILYAEIDLERIEEVRRMWPFLRDRRIDSYKEILQRYLIN